A window from Streptomyces sp. NBC_00335 encodes these proteins:
- a CDS encoding DUF4236 domain-containing protein, which yields MPLTFRKSFRILPGVRLNINRKSWSITTGGGKRGPRRTHSSTGRRTTSIDLPGPFGWRKTRRG from the coding sequence ATGCCTCTGACATTCCGCAAGAGCTTCAGGATCCTGCCGGGTGTCCGGCTCAACATCAACCGCAAGTCGTGGTCGATCACCACCGGCGGCGGCAAGCGCGGCCCCCGCCGCACCCACAGCAGCACCGGCCGCCGCACCACCTCGATCGACCTGCCCGGCCCCTTCGGCTGGCGCAAGACCCGCCGCGGCTGA